Proteins from one Scyliorhinus canicula chromosome 6, sScyCan1.1, whole genome shotgun sequence genomic window:
- the LOC119967889 gene encoding beta-1,3-galactosyltransferase 5-like — MKKFLASSCFKLLQKHKFILFLVPSLLTLIILGYLSQYTVDYLHVAKLSDHSFLMLPNSSCQTRPPFLVLLVTSAQDQLVARSAIRQTWGRVRTAHGQRVVTYFLLGYSREHQEQLQKESSLHKDIIQKNFTDTYYNLTLKVLMGLEWVNRFCPSVSFVMKTDSDMFVNVDYLTKLLLRMNHTNIFTGFVMRNLGPIRDKSSKWYVSEQEYPQNGYPPFCSGTGYVMSADVANRVLNISRIVPHFKLEDVYIGLCLAELKIDPVEIHSERKFFNGKVTFSVCEFRKLITVHQVNPSELLIYWKSLADTADEHCPGDV, encoded by the coding sequence ATGAAGAAATTTCTTGCTTCAAGTTGTTTCAAATTGCTTCAAAAAcacaaatttattttgtttttagtgCCCTCATTACTAACATTAATTATACTTGGATATTTAAGCCAGTACACGGTTGACTATTTGCATGTTGCAAAGTTAAGTGACCACTCCTTCCTCATGTTGCCGAATAGCAGCTGTCAGACCCGGCCCCCAttcctggtcctcctggtcaccagtgcccaggaccagtTGGTAGCTCGCTCGGCCATTCGCCAGacgtgggggagagtgaggaccgcccacggccagagggtggtgacctaCTTCTTGCTGGGGTACAGCCGAGAGCATCAGGAACAGCTGCAGAAAGAGAGTTCACTGCACAAGGACATCATCCAGAAAAATTTCACCGACACTTATTACAACCTGACCCTCAAGGTGCTGATGGGCCTGGAATGGGTGAACCGATTCTGTCCGTCCGTATCCTTCGTGATGAAAACCGATTCCGACATGTTTGTGAACGTGGATTATCTGACCAAGCTCTTGTTGCGAATGAATCACACAAACATCTTCACCGGCTTCGTCATGAGAAATTTGGGGCCGATCAGGGACAAATCCAGTAAATGGTACGTCAGTGAGCAGGAATACCCTCAGAATGGATATCCACCATTCTGCTCCGGCACTGGGTACGTGATGTCGGCCGATGTTGCCAATCGAGTCCTGAACATTTCCAGGATCGTCCCCCATTTTAAACTGGAGGACGTCTACATCGGGCTGTGCTTGGCGGAGTTGAAGATTGATCCAGTGGAAATCCACTCGGAGAGGAAGTTCTTCAATGGGAAGGTGACGTTTTCTGTTTGCGAGTTTCGTAAACTCATCACCGTGCACCAGGTGAATCCCTCTGAGCTGCTGATCTACTGGAAATCACTGGCAGATACAGCAGATGAGCACTGCCCTGGAGATGTGTGA